One part of the Lepeophtheirus salmonis chromosome 14, UVic_Lsal_1.4, whole genome shotgun sequence genome encodes these proteins:
- the LOC121129097 gene encoding protein disulfide-isomerase 2, with the protein MKQLFPHALVLVLLFLSLSLAKEGEKNESPNMDSDVIVLTDKNFDEMIKKHDMIMVKFYAPWCGHCKEMSPDYEKLATKLKKSKSKFAIGKLDATVSMTTGQKYRVTGYPTLKFFFKGLPIDYEGARENDEILKFMEKKSGDSTKTFKDETELNKMVERNSLAIIGFFKDLNSKEANIFIEAARLTSYVEFLITSDKSLMKKFGFEKYGIMAQNDFPENTGKDISVKRSTYKGKFNRNDIIEWSKSKSVPLIVEFNDQTSQKIMTDEKINQHVIVFAKFTGKDALSKEDRDKLMIEFAGAAEKYRNKFIFVYVDLGDVQNGPMFHYFGGDIEKTPFFIIFNLADVSKFHPHEDANTLTTKNLVKFIDLYLNKKAKQFFLSGELPDDWDSKPLKYIVQKNFMEITHDKKKDAMILYISNECEQCGDKMTMMKELAQEFKDSDDKVLAYINGGINEFKDESLTTDLFPTIRIFKKKTNEMVEFLGQFSVDNLRKFLIEYDVQKPEYVETDDEEELEEDNNEESSIHTEL; encoded by the exons ATGAAACAATTATTTCCTCATGCTCTGGTTCTCGTTTTACTCTTCCTAAGCCTCTCCTTGGCTAAAGAGGGCGAAAAGAATGAGTCACCAAATATGGATAGCGATGTAATTGTACTCACTGATAAAAACTTTGATGAAATGATCAAGAAACATGATATGATTATGGTAAAATTCTATGCTCCATGGTGTGGACACTGCAAGGAAATGTCACCCG ACTATGAAAAACTCGCCACGAAATTAAAGAAGTCGAAGTCAAAATTCGCAATTGGGAAATTGGATGCAACTGTTAGTATGACCACAGGGCAAAAATATCGG GTAACTGGCTATCCCACACTCAAGTTTTTCTTCAAGGGATTACCAATTGATTACGAGGGTGCAAGAGAAAATGAT GAAATCCttaaatttatggagaaaaagtCTGGAGATTCAACCAAGACATTTAAAGATGAAACGGAGCTAAATAAAATGGTTGAAAGAAATAGTTTAGCCattattggatttttcaaaGATCTCAACTCAAAAGAggctaatatatttatagaagcaGCAAGGC TCACATCCTATGTCGAGTTTCTCATCACCTCAGACAAGAGTCTTATGAAAAAGTTTGGCTTTGAAAAGTACGGAATCATGGCTCAAAATGACTTTCCTGAGAACACTGGCAAGGATATATCAGTCAAACGCTCAACCTATAAGGGAAAATTCAATAGAAACGACATCATAGAGTGGTCCAAAAGCAAGTCAGTACCTCTTATTGTTGAATTCAACGATCAAACATCACAAAAAATCATGACTGATGAAAAGATCAATCAACACGTTATTGTCTTTGCTAAATTCACTGGAAAG GATGCATTGAGTAAAGAAGATAGGGATAAACTTATGATCGAATTTGCTGGAGCTGCAGAAAAGTACAggaataagtttatttttgtatacgtGGATTTGGGTGATGTTCAAAACGGGCCCATGTTCCACTACTTTGGAGGAGATATAGAAAAGACACCATTCTTCATTATCTTTAAC ttggcTGATGTTTCTAAATTCCATCCTCATGAAGATGCTAATactctaacaacaaaaaatcttgTGAAATTTATTGatctttatttgaacaaaaaagcaAAGCAATTTTTCTTGTCTGGAGAGCTCCCAGACGATTGGGACTCAAAGCCTCTCAAATATATTGTGCAGAAAAACTTTATGGAGATTACTCACGATAAAAAGAAGGATGCCATGATTTTGTACATTTCCAACGAATGTG AACAATGTGGAGATAAAATGACAATGATGAAGGAACTCGCACAGGAGTTCAAGGACTCTGACGATAAAGTATTAGCCTATATAAATGGTGGAATCAATGAATTCAAAGATGAGTCCCTAACGACAGATCTCTTTCCAACCATTcggatatttaaaaagaaaacaaatgaaatggtTGAATTTCTTGGTCAATTCTCTGTTGATAATTTGAGAAAGTTTTTGATTGAGTATGATGTACAAAAGCCCGAGTATGTCGAAACAGATGATGAGGAAGAACTGGAGGAGGATAACAATGAAGAATCTTCAATACATACTGagctttaa